One stretch of Methyloversatilis sp. RAC08 DNA includes these proteins:
- a CDS encoding RelA/SpoT family protein, with protein sequence MVSVVHSLVSADTARTTLELLVDGLGDAEAATLRAAHDRVAALYAGRTLGTGEPMHEHVVGQALICASLRLDLETRLAALLFPLHEVIDDADQQIAEQYGQSVSELVSGLQRLDHLRLITRSHATKSTTGAEIGNQAEVLRKMVLAMVADVRVVMLRLASRVQSLRWLTVNPNEQRIDMARESLDIYAPLANRLGVWQLKWELEDLSFRFLEPDTYKRIAKQLDEKRLEREAFIADSMARLRAELASAGIKAEIQGRPKHIYSIWNKMRAKRIEFAEVYDVRALRVLVDEVRDCYAALGVVHQLWQPLPREFDDYIAHPKGNNYRSLHTAVVAPDGRSLEVQIRTREMHQHAEMGVAAHWRYKEGSGQDKDYDDKIAWLRQLLSWRDEIADHSEWVEQFKRAALDDTLYVLTPQGKVIDLPQGATPIDFAYRLHTDLGHRCRGARVNGQLVPLNTPLDNGQRVEIIAAKQGGPSRDWLNPQQGYIATHQARVKVRRWFAQIEEGETLAQGRNWLTRELSREGATQTNLDELAQKLGYNSVDAMLIACAHGEVGPRAIHVALKGEEPQPDEPLIKPRAPRAVGERGVLVEGVGKLLTQLGRCCKPAPPDPISGFVTRGRGVAVHRSDCPNYINMVARNPERVVDAQWGEIASQDPESRFAADLLVEAHDRQGLLRDISELLSRERINVTAVSTLSKADMARMSFTVEIASVGQIQKILTLLRDVDGVVEARRG encoded by the coding sequence ATGGTTTCCGTCGTCCATTCCCTCGTCAGCGCAGATACTGCCCGCACCACGCTTGAGCTGCTGGTCGACGGTCTGGGTGACGCCGAGGCCGCCACGCTGCGCGCCGCCCACGACCGGGTGGCGGCGCTGTACGCCGGCCGCACGCTAGGCACCGGCGAGCCGATGCACGAACACGTGGTGGGTCAGGCGCTGATCTGCGCCTCGCTGCGGCTCGACCTCGAAACCCGACTCGCTGCGCTGCTGTTTCCGCTGCACGAGGTGATCGATGACGCCGATCAGCAGATTGCCGAACAGTACGGCCAGTCGGTCAGCGAACTGGTATCCGGCCTGCAGCGACTCGATCATCTGCGCCTGATCACCCGCTCGCACGCCACCAAAAGCACCACGGGTGCCGAGATCGGCAACCAGGCCGAGGTGCTGCGCAAGATGGTGCTGGCCATGGTGGCGGATGTTCGCGTCGTCATGCTGCGGCTGGCCTCGCGCGTGCAGAGCCTGCGCTGGCTCACGGTCAATCCGAACGAGCAGCGCATCGACATGGCGCGCGAATCGCTCGACATCTATGCGCCGCTCGCCAACCGGCTCGGCGTATGGCAACTGAAGTGGGAGCTGGAAGACCTGTCCTTCCGCTTTCTCGAACCCGATACCTACAAGCGCATCGCGAAGCAGCTCGACGAGAAACGCCTCGAACGCGAAGCCTTCATCGCCGATTCGATGGCGCGGCTGCGGGCCGAGCTGGCCAGCGCCGGCATCAAGGCGGAAATCCAGGGCCGGCCGAAACACATCTACAGCATCTGGAACAAGATGCGCGCCAAGCGCATCGAGTTCGCAGAGGTGTATGACGTGCGTGCGCTGCGCGTGCTGGTCGACGAGGTGCGCGACTGCTACGCCGCGCTCGGCGTGGTGCACCAGCTGTGGCAACCGCTGCCGCGCGAATTCGACGACTACATCGCGCACCCGAAGGGCAACAACTATCGTTCGCTGCACACCGCCGTCGTGGCACCGGACGGCCGCTCGCTCGAGGTGCAGATCCGCACGCGGGAGATGCACCAGCACGCTGAAATGGGCGTGGCGGCGCACTGGCGCTACAAGGAAGGTTCCGGCCAGGACAAGGATTACGACGACAAGATCGCCTGGCTGCGCCAGCTGCTGTCGTGGCGTGACGAAATCGCCGACCACTCGGAATGGGTGGAGCAGTTCAAGCGTGCCGCGCTCGACGACACGCTGTATGTGCTGACGCCGCAGGGCAAGGTGATCGACCTGCCGCAGGGCGCGACGCCGATCGACTTCGCCTACCGGCTGCACACCGATCTGGGCCACCGCTGCCGCGGCGCGCGCGTCAACGGCCAGCTGGTACCGCTCAACACACCGCTCGACAACGGCCAGCGGGTGGAAATCATCGCCGCAAAGCAGGGCGGCCCGTCGCGCGACTGGCTGAATCCGCAGCAGGGTTACATCGCGACCCATCAGGCGCGCGTGAAGGTGCGCCGCTGGTTCGCCCAGATCGAGGAAGGCGAAACGCTGGCGCAGGGCCGCAATTGGCTTACGCGCGAGCTGTCGCGCGAAGGCGCAACCCAGACCAATCTGGACGAGCTGGCGCAGAAGCTGGGCTATAACAGCGTCGACGCCATGCTGATCGCGTGCGCGCACGGCGAGGTCGGGCCGCGCGCGATTCATGTCGCACTCAAGGGCGAGGAGCCGCAGCCTGACGAGCCGCTGATCAAGCCGCGCGCACCGCGTGCCGTGGGTGAGCGCGGCGTCCTGGTGGAAGGTGTCGGCAAGCTGCTGACCCAGCTTGGACGCTGCTGCAAGCCGGCGCCGCCGGATCCGATTTCGGGCTTCGTCACGCGCGGGCGCGGCGTGGCCGTGCACCGCAGCGACTGCCCGAACTACATCAACATGGTGGCGCGCAATCCGGAACGGGTGGTCGACGCGCAGTGGGGTGAAATCGCCAGCCAGGATCCGGAATCGCGCTTCGCCGCCGACCTGCTGGTCGAGGCGCATGACCGGCAGGGTTTGCTGCGCGACATATCCGAGCTGCTGTCGCGCGAACGCATCAATGTGACGGCTGTGAGCACGCTGTCGAAAGCCGACATGGCGCGCATGAGCTTCACGGTCGAAATCGCGAGCGTCGGCCAGATCCAGAAAATACTGACGCTGCTGCGCGACGTCGACGGCGTGGTGGAGGCGCGGCGCGGCTGA
- a CDS encoding zinc-dependent peptidase — protein sequence MFHWLRRALAPADADLPEVTPDTWARIEARLPFLDYLNPADRPALRALARQFIASRQFHGAHDMVLHDDQLVEIALQACLPILRLGLDWYDDWVGVVLYPGDFLVPRHSVDDAGVVHEYSEPLIGEAWAGGPVLLSWQPDDHAADGVNVVIHEFAHKLDMRNGDADGLPPLHEGMSVARWASVWSHAYRRFCADIEAGVETGIDEYAAESPAEFFAVMSECFFEIPDLIQDVWPDLYAQLALFYRQDPAPRARALHAPGGDAVP from the coding sequence ATGTTTCATTGGCTCAGACGCGCGCTTGCGCCGGCCGACGCCGACCTGCCCGAGGTGACGCCAGATACCTGGGCGCGCATCGAGGCACGGCTGCCCTTTCTCGACTATCTCAATCCGGCCGACCGGCCGGCGCTGCGCGCGCTGGCGCGCCAATTCATCGCCAGCCGGCAGTTCCACGGCGCGCACGACATGGTGCTGCACGACGACCAGCTGGTCGAGATCGCGCTGCAGGCCTGCCTGCCCATCCTCAGGCTGGGGCTGGACTGGTACGACGACTGGGTGGGCGTGGTGCTCTACCCGGGCGACTTCCTGGTGCCGCGGCACAGCGTGGACGACGCCGGCGTGGTGCATGAGTACTCGGAGCCGCTGATCGGCGAAGCGTGGGCCGGCGGCCCGGTGCTGCTGTCCTGGCAGCCGGACGATCACGCGGCCGACGGCGTGAATGTCGTCATCCATGAGTTCGCGCACAAGCTCGACATGCGCAACGGCGACGCCGACGGCCTGCCGCCGCTGCACGAAGGCATGAGCGTGGCGCGCTGGGCGAGCGTGTGGTCGCACGCGTACCGGCGCTTCTGCGCCGATATCGAAGCCGGTGTCGAAACCGGCATCGACGAGTACGCCGCGGAAAGCCCGGCCGAGTTCTTCGCCGTCATGTCGGAATGCTTCTTCGAAATTCCGGATCTGATCCAGGACGTGTGGCCGGATCTCTATGCGCAGCTGGCGCTGTTCTACCGGCAGGATCCGGCGCCGCGCGCCCGTGCGCTGCACGCACCCGGGGGCGATGCCGTCCCGTGA
- a CDS encoding class I SAM-dependent methyltransferase, whose amino-acid sequence MSESPDDADLITRSTLGHYDRHADDYWQGTRDHDVSQNIAALLSFIEVEPPFKLLDFGCGPGRDLKALKDMGHHPTGLEGAARPAALAREFSGCTVLEQNFLDLDLPTAHFDGVFANASLFHVPARLLPQVLGKLFAALKPGGVLFSSNPRGNGQEGWNGDRYGSYHDLDGWRRHMGGAGFVELTHYYRPPGVPPEQQNWLASVWRRPAD is encoded by the coding sequence ATGTCCGAGTCACCCGACGATGCAGACCTGATCACCCGCTCCACGCTGGGCCATTACGATCGCCATGCCGACGACTACTGGCAAGGTACGCGCGACCACGACGTGAGCCAGAACATCGCCGCCCTGCTGTCGTTCATCGAAGTCGAACCACCTTTCAAGCTGCTGGACTTCGGCTGCGGCCCCGGCCGCGACCTGAAAGCGCTGAAGGACATGGGCCACCACCCGACCGGGCTCGAGGGCGCTGCACGACCGGCCGCCCTGGCGCGCGAATTCAGCGGCTGCACGGTGCTGGAACAGAATTTCCTCGATCTCGACCTACCGACGGCGCACTTCGACGGCGTCTTTGCCAATGCTTCGCTGTTCCATGTGCCGGCGCGACTGCTGCCCCAAGTGCTGGGCAAGCTGTTCGCCGCACTCAAGCCCGGCGGCGTGCTGTTCAGCTCGAATCCGCGCGGCAACGGTCAGGAAGGGTGGAACGGCGATCGCTACGGCAGCTACCATGACCTCGACGGCTGGCGCCGCCACATGGGCGGCGCAGGTTTTGTCGAGCTGACCCACTACTACCGCCCCCCCGGCGTTCCGCCCGAACAGCAGAACTGGCTGGCCAGCGTGTGGCGCCGGCCGGCCGACTGA